Proteins found in one Pocillopora verrucosa isolate sample1 chromosome 12, ASM3666991v2, whole genome shotgun sequence genomic segment:
- the LOC131784266 gene encoding large ribosomal subunit protein mL55-like, with translation MAALLRAKFCRLLRKCLFQDVSSTSPSSTSLSKLNLLISARRQVSICSATISRIPKKVYSRKYKVRLVQPDGSSFFIRYEKPLKLIKQPINPAEMTEEERRARMRRLKPEKPKTIYELEDEDGDHDQRSWANLMKKKS, from the exons ATGGCGGCGCTCTTAAG AGCAAAATTTTGTCGGTTACTAAGGAAATGTTTGTTCCAAGATGTCTCATCCACATCACCGTCATCGACATCGTTAAGCAAACTAAACTTATTGATTTCTGCGAGAAGACAAGTCAG TATCTGTAGTGCAACAATTAGCCGAATTCCAAAAAAGGTGTATTCTCGCAAGTACAAGGTCAGGCTGGTCCAACCAGATGGTTCATCTTTCTTCATTAGATATGAAAAGCcattgaaattaattaaacagCCAATTAACCCAGCTGAAATGACAGAGGAAGAGAGGAGAGCAAGAATGAGGCGATTAAAACCTGAAAAGCCAAAGACAATATATGAACTTGAGGATGAGGATGGTGATCATGATCAGAGATCATGGGCTAATTTAATGAAGaagaaatcttga
- the LOC131784261 gene encoding cystinosin — protein sequence MCKAWLISCFIVVQVLSTEGIKLHLKSNKDRVQINETTHFEFTVTESGKASSNVTIVVIINNTKPEIIKVPKKVRVHSLDKKHSVAIKGIGIGKATILCHVQNETDPDSHFSLDMRVVHSMPLYIINQVIGWLYFVAWSISFYPQAFLNWKRKSVIGLNFDFLAYNLTGFVAYGLFNIGMFWVHEVQREYFAKHPGGVNPVQPNDVFFTLHAILLTTITIFQCFCYERGNQKVSLLSKILLSGTWLFAAVALVVTICHKITWLTYLYYFSYIKIGVTLIKYIPQAWMNYRRQSTVGWSIGNILLDFTGGSLSILQMFLLAYNNDDWKSIFGDFTKFGLGAISILFDVFFMVQHYCLYGSKHQRYEVIVESRDPKEHSDKALNSYGAVHP from the exons ATGTGTAAAGCGTGGCTTATCTCGTGCTTTATTGTCGTGCAAGTACTAAGTACTGAAG gtATCAAACTGCATCTAAAGTCAAACAAGGACAGAGTTCAAATTAATGAAACTACACATTTTGAGTTTACAGTAACAGAAAG TGGTAAAGCATCTTCAAATGTTACCATAGTGGTAATCATAAATAATACCAAGCCAGAAATAATTAAGGTGCCCAAAAAG GTTCGTGTGCACTCATTAGACAAAAAGCATTCAGTGGCCATTAAAGGGATTGGAATTGGAAAAGCTACTATTTTATGTCATGTGCAAAATGAGACCGATCCAGACAGCCATTTCAG tttggaCATGAGAGTGGTGCACTCCATGCCTCTGTATATAATCAACCAAGTGATTGGCTGGTTGTATTTTGTGGCATGGTCCATTTCATTTTATCCTCAG GCTTTTCTCAATTGGAAGAGGAAAAG tgtgaTAGGTCTCAATTTTGACTTCTTGGCCTACAACCTCACAGGATTTGTAGCCTATGGTTTATTTAACATAGGCATGTTTTGGGTGCATGAGGTTCAG CGTGAATATTTTGCAAAGCACCCTGGAGGAGTTAACCCAGTTCAACCCAATGATGTATTTTTTACTCTCCATGCCATTCTTCTTACTACTATAAcaatttttcaatgtttctgtTACGAG CGTGGAAATCAGAAAGTGTCTCTGTTATCTAAGATCCTACTAAGTGGTACATGGCTGTTTGCAGCAGTGGCATTGgtggtgacaatttgccataAAATTACATGGCTCACTTATCTATATTATTTCTCATATATCAAAATTGGGGTAACTCTCATCAAGTACATTCCACAG GCATGGATGAACTATAGACGTCAGAGCACTGTTGGATGGAGTATCGGTAACATTCTCCTAGATTTTACTGGAGGATCCTTGAGTATTCTACAGATGTTCCTTTTAGCTTACAATAATG ATGATTGGAAGTCTATATTTGGTGACTTTACCAAGTTTGGTTTGGGAGCCATCTCAATTCTATTTGATGTGTTTTTCATGGTTCAACACTATTGTCTTTATGGGTCAAAGCATCAGAGATATGAAGTAATTGTTGAAAGCAGAGATCCTAAGGAACACAGCGACAAAGCACTGAACTCTTATGGAGCAGTTCATCCATAG